From one Salmo salar chromosome ssa09, Ssal_v3.1, whole genome shotgun sequence genomic stretch:
- the gemin7 gene encoding gem-associated protein 7, translating to MSTFVTVLRLPRGPDPNGRGFDPNSPRFIALCPTTISASTETRTDSVEIGEEQRARSALRESFLRTLIAMTNKQVQFHMYERVNVEAKFGASDIDVLNFQVSELQTPIGVQKEALLRCQDVISYSFDL from the coding sequence ATGAGTACGTTCGTGACTGTGCTTCGCCTCCCGAGAGGACCTGATCCGAACGGCCGCGGATTCGACCCGAACTCACCCCGTTTCATCGCGCTGTGTCCAACAACTATTTCAGCTTCGACTGAAACACGGACCGACTCTGTCGAAATTGGAGAAGAGCAGCGTGCACGGTCGGCTTTGAGAGAAAGCTTCCTGAGGACGCTCATAGCCATGACCAATAAGCAGGTGCAATTCCACATGTACGAGAGAGTCAATGTTGAGGCGAAGTTTGGAGCGTCGGACATCGACGTGCTCAACTTCCAAGTTTCGGAACTACAGACCCCCATTGGGGTGCAGAAAGAAGCTCTGCTCAGGTGCCAGGATGTAATTTCATACTCCTTTGATCTCTGA
- the gemin7 gene encoding gem-associated protein 7 isoform X1 translates to MSTFVTVLRLPRGPDPNGRGFDPNSPRFIALCPTTISASTETRTDSVEIGEEQRARSALRESFLRTLIAMTNKQVQFHMYERVNVEAKFGASDIDVLNFQVSELQTPIGVQKEALLSFQFNVRPLEGDVSTVFTTGMPGGNHTIGFSDDQLPSPFH, encoded by the exons ATGAGTACGTTCGTGACTGTGCTTCGCCTCCCGAGAGGACCTGATCCGAACGGCCGCGGATTCGACCCGAACTCACCCCGTTTCATCGCGCTGTGTCCAACAACTATTTCAGCTTCGACTGAAACACGGACCGACTCTGTCGAAATTGGAGAAGAGCAGCGTGCACGGTCGGCTTTGAGAGAAAGCTTCCTGAGGACGCTCATAGCCATGACCAATAAGCAGGTGCAATTCCACATGTACGAGAGAGTCAATGTTGAGGCGAAGTTTGGAGCGTCGGACATCGACGTGCTCAACTTCCAAGTTTCGGAACTACAGACCCCCATTGGGGTGCAGAAAGAAGCTCTGCTCAG TTTCCAATTCAATGTACGTCCACTGGAGGGAGATGTCAGCACTGTCTTTACAACAGGTATGCCAGGGGGCAACCATACCATCGGGTTCTCTGACGATCAGCTGCCCAGTCCATTTCATTAG